The following nucleotide sequence is from Myxococcales bacterium.
AGCCTGGGCCCGTGAAACGATCCGACGCTCCCCAAACTGGCCGCCGGGCCATCTGCAGCTCAGCGATGTACTCGCCGCACAGGGACGAGGCGACGAAGCCGCAGAGAGCCAACGCCTCGCGGCGACCTTTTCGACGACCTTCTCTACGCCGACATCGAGCGTCCTGGTGGACTGAAGCCATCCCTGTCTTCGGGCTTGATTCGGGCTGGCCGGGGCGGGCGCCTGCTCGCGATCGAGCTCAGGCGCGATACCGCTTGAGCACCATCAGGAGTGTCATGCCGCAGATCAGGCTCGCGGCCACTCCGGGTTCCGGAATGAACCGGATCTGCATGACTGCGACACCGCCGGTCTCATACATTGCGGCGGGGGTAACTCCGAGCCACTGCGTAATGACCGGGCTCACGAGCTGGACCGTCCCGACGCCCATCGTGGTGCGGTTATCGAAGCCCACGCGGCGTGCGAAGGTATCGTGCGGCCCGCGGCCGGTGGCTTTGACCGTCACGGTTCCGGTTGTCCACGGCCAGCGCTGCGCGATGGCGACATGCGAGGACTCATAGCGCATCGTATGGCCGTACAATAACAACTTGGTCGTGGTGAACTCCTGCGTTACGACCGAGCTGGCGTTAGGATGGCTCCCATCCGCAACATTCTTGTAACCCGCCGCTCCGATGAACTCGTACAACCACGTACCGTAGCCGAGCCCGCAGCCGCCCTGGTAGAAGTAGCAAACCTTCGTGCTGTAGCTTCCCAGGAGCTTCATGACACCGCCGAACGAGTTCGCTCCTCTCTCGTTACTGTGACCGTTTGGACAGGGCCTCCGCCCACCTTTAGCGTGAACGTCGCCATGGTTCGGTCCACTCCGCCAATGGTCGCAGCCCCCGTAGAGAAGAAGCCCTGACCGGCTCCAAAGCTACCCGCGTCGTTCCGCAGGTTGGCGTACGTGTAACTGTAGAGGTACGGAAAAACGCTTGGGAACGAACCGATCGTTGTCCGACGAAAGCCGTCCGTTGCCGGCGCCGGGTTGGCTGCTGGGAAGTTGAAGGCGAACTTGCCGGGGATGGCCGGGGCCGAAGTTGTCGTCGCAGTTCCGCCGCCCTCGACTGGGGCACCCTTCATACCCTTCCCGCGGTTGGGGTCGCCCGGGCCCAGGTACATGGTTGCCGGGAAGCCACCGACTGTGGTGGAACCCTGGATCCAGGTGTGGCGTGCCACGCCACCCGCGGTGAAGAACAGAGGATTCCGATAGAGCGGGGGTGCTTTGGAACACACTAAGGCCGGTGCGCCTGGGCATGAACCGCCGAGGGGTGTGAGCGTTCCATACTTCGCGGGGCGAGGCATTTCACCAGCCGTGAGCGGCCGACAGCCGGGACCGCGGGGATGCCACTCCGTACCGACTCCGGCCGTCGTGACCGGTGTCGATGAGAAGTCGCAGAGCGGGTTCTGAGAGTGACCCTGATTGCCCCACGGAACTGCGTAAACCTCGAAGTATCGCGAGTCACCAGTCCCGATGTTTACATTGTCGTTGCCAAACGACTCCGCAATCCACGAAGCGTCGTACATCCTGTTGCCGGCAAGCGACTGGCTGCTCGACGAAAGGATGCTGAATAATAGAAGGCATACGAACGTGATCCGGTGACACACCTGGCTGTTTCTACTGGTTCGACTGACATTCATTTGCGACGAAATCCGATGCAATAAGGGCACTACAGCCGCCGAGCACGTCGTCCTGAAAAGAAAGGAACTTCCGAAGCCATTCTTCCCTTTGGGGAGAAAAATGTCAACTACGAAATTGATTTGGAGGGGGTCAAGCTGAAGCGATGTCGACCTGGGTGTCGTTGTAACAAGCGCCGGCGCCGAGGTCGGCGGTATGTCCCGGTACCAGGGCGTTGATCGTCATGCCGGTCTCGCTCGTCTCGAGCCAGGCTCCCTTCTGCACGTAGAGCGTGCCGGTGCGAATCGCTTTGCTGATCTTCAATTTCAAGATGACTTTGCCCTGTACATTGAAGAGCTGGACCCGTTGCCCGTCGGTGAACGCCAGCGACTGCGCATCCGCCGGATTCATTTCGACTTCGGCGGATTTTGCGAGTGCCGTAACACCGCCGAAGGTCGAGTTGGTTCTTCGATCTGAACTCGGGCTCACCAGGATGAATGCGCCGGTGCGGGCGAGAGGCCGAAACGAGGGCAGGCCTTCGGCGAGACGTTCTTCGAGTTCTTCGGAGTAGAGTTCGGCCTTGCCGCTCGGTGTGTCGGGGTCGATTCCGCGCAGCACAGAAGGCGTGCCGGGAACTGCGAGGTTGATGACTTCGTCGGTCCCGATGTCCATCCCGCCTCGGCCGCCCATGCGGGGGTCCGTGCGATCGATGGCCAGATCGATCAGCTCGTGGTCGCTCTGCAAGAAAGCCGGGTCGTCGAAACCGAAACGCTGGGCCAGCCGGCGGAAGATTTCGGTATTGGGTAGCGAGTCGCCCACCGGAGCGATGACCGGTTCCGCTCGCTGCAGGTATTGGTGGCCATACGAGATGAAGATGTCGTCATATTCAAAGTGTGTGCATGCCGGCAAGATGATGTCCGCGTAGGCCATGCTGTCGGTCATCGAGATATCGCATCCGACGACAAAGAGATCTTCCTGTGACAGCGCCTCGCGCATTTTGTTTTGCCTTGGATGCACCGCGACCGGGTTGTGGTCGTAGATGAATACACTCCGGATCGGTGGCGCGAAGGAGGGATCGAGAATGTGGTCGGTCAAGCTCAGGATGCTCAGCTCGCGTATCCCTTCCGGAGCGAAATCCGGCCGCTCCAGCGCGTCGTGGTTCACAGGAAAATACGCGGAGACGTTGCAGACGCCGGCGCCTTCGACGCCGAAGTTTCCGGTCAGGACTGGCAGCGCATAGGCGGCGCGAAGTCCGCCGCCTCCGTTGCGGTTTCGCTCGGGAGCGACGCCGACGATCGTGCATGCCGGTTTCAGGTCTCGCCAGAATGCTGCGAAGATTTCCAGCTCTTCGATCGCGAGGCCGCATTGTTCTGCGGCGTGCGAAAGTGAAAACTCTCGCGCCCGAGCCAAATAGGCGTCGGCACCTTTTACGTTGGCAGCGATGAAGTCGCGGTCAAGGGCGGACTGGCGTTCCAGTTCTGCGGCGATCGCGTAGCCGAGTATTACGTCGGTGCCCGGCAGCAATGCCAGGTGCAAGTCGGCTTCTTCCGCGATGCGAGTTCGTTTTGGGTCTATGACAACGAGCTTTGCGCCCAGGCTTCGTGCCTGTCGGAGGGTCCGGGTCAGATGGAGATTGGCAACGGTGATATTGTTGCCCCAGATGACAATGAGCTTGGATTCGACCATCTCATCGTAAGTGATTCCAGGCGTGTCTCCGAAAATGCTTTCGTAGGCTTCGGAAGACGCGCCCGCGCACAAGGGGGTGCTCTTGAGCAGCGATGCGCCGAGTCGGTGAAAGAACCGCTTGGACATCGAGCCGCCACAGATCAGTCCCATCGGCCCGCCATAGGTCAGTGGAATGATCGCCTCGGCCCCCGACTCGGAGATGATCTGGCTATATCGATCGTGGATCGAATCGAGGGCTTCATCCCAGCTGATGGCTTCGAACGCGGCGCTTCCCTTTGCGCCGACGCGTCGCATCGGCGTGGTCAGCCTTTTCTTGCCATGCACGAGTTCCGGAAAGCCAGTGGCCACCTTCATGCAGATCTTGCCGGCCGTCAGCGGATTCACCGAACTTCCGCGAACTCGCGAGATCGCTCCGTCTTCGACCTCCACAGTCAAACTACACGTGTCACCGCAGTCGAGCGGACACACACTCGGATAGGTTTCAGACGACGCACTCATGGTGACTTCCTCGAACCCCGCAAGCATTCAGTCGCGCGTCGGGTTCTGGCCGGGCGACGGCATCGGTAGGATGAGCAGAGTCTACTCGAAATCCAATTGGCAGCGAAAGCCGGGCCGGAAGGGGCAGTTTCGAACCCTGAGGAGGAAGCAGTATGGGAACTTCGACGGCTGACGGAGAGTGCCGAATTTACTCCGGAACCAGTTCTTCGCGCGTGTCGCCTTCGATCCAGCTCCGGTAGATTGCGGGCGGAAAGAAGACGAGCCCGACCAGCACGCCGGGAATGAATTCGTACCAGCCGAGGAGCACGTTGATGGTGGCGGACGGCTGCCCGGTGCTTTCGAGTGCGACGTAGTCAACGATATCGATGAGTTCCAGGAGCAACCAGAACGAGCCCGCCAATCCCCAGAGCAGATAGCGATTGCAGACGAGTGGTTCGCACAGACCCACGCGTAGGCGCTTGCGCGCTTTGACGTACTGAGTCAGCCCCTCGACGCCCATCCAGCAGAGCGGGATTGCACTTCCGACCCGTGTTACCCACCACCAGGGATTGGTGAGCGGAGATTCGCCGGCCCAGTCGCCCACCCAGATGGACCCCGTCACACCGAGGATCAGGCAGCCGAATGTGATGGAGACCAACCACAGCGCCCAGCGCTCCTGGCTGCGAAACACGGTGCGGTTGAAGAGCGTCAAGGCGGCGCTGCCAAGATAGAACGCAAACAGCGAGCTGAACGCGAACAGGGCCGGAAACTCTGCTGCGTCGCGATAGAAAAGCAGATACGGAATGTCGTAAGCGGCGTAGCCGAGTGTCCAGAGCAGGAAGCTCGTGCTCAGCAGGCGGTCCGAGATCTCATCACTTCGCAAGCTGAGTGAATACAGCCGGAGGCCGACCACGAGGAACACGAGCCCCGCGATACCCTCTCCGATGTAGGTAATAAATTCCACGAGCGCTCCGCCACGATATTACTGCCCTGTGCACTGTCCGAAATTCAAACGAACCAAGTTGAGCAATCGGATTTTCCAGACGGCGACTTGAGGACGGGCGGGCAGTGGGCGGAGCCTGGGGCTCAACGCTGAATTCCACCAGGGCATGAATTTTGAATTCAAGAATCCCGACATTCGAGCGATTTGACATTTCATTACTTATTGGCGGATTTGCAAATGCTGATTGTTTTTTCTGCTCCGTTCGCGAATTTGTTGGAGATTGTGCCGCTGAAGTGCGAGGCCGCTTTTAAAGTGGCCAAGCACGTGATCCACGCCCGAGTATTCGAGGCGAGGCCGATCATCGGTGATCAAAGGTGCGCCGGCGGTGTAGCGGCGCACACCTGCGGGACCCAAAACTATGGCGCTGCGCAGCGATTTTGGTGACACGTCAAGTTCTTGGAAAGCTGCGGGGGCCGTCGCCGAGCGGGATGCCATCGCGCGCAAGTCGATCGGGACCCCGCTCCCCAAGGCGATACCCGTTCCGTCGCCCGGCATGATGAATAGATACGTGTAAGGGAATACCGATTGAATGGTCGCCATGATCTGCCGGGCGTCCTCGCTCGTTACGAGGTGTAGCGGCAGCCACTGGGCAACGACGCCATCGACACTCATGCGTCGTTTGGCCAGCTGATAATACTCAGCGCTATAAAGGTTGACGGCACCCGCGAAGTATGGCGGCATGGGCTCGAGCGTGATCACGTCAAAGCGCTCTTCTGTGCGCTGCAGGAAGGCGCGGCCATCGGCGATCGTTACATGTGCCACGACGGCGAGATTCTCTGGGGTGAAGTGCTCTGAACAGGCGATGACATCCTCGTTGATCTCGACGGCTCGATAGTCGATCTGCCAGCTGGCCACGGCGCGTACGGTGGCGCCGGTACCGAAGCAGATCACCAGCGCATTGCGGGGCTCGGGATGGGCCAATAGCGGCAGATGGCCCATCATTGGCATGTAGTCGGTGCCCGAGCCCGTGGCGGCTGTGCCGAAGCCATCCAGAATTAGCGAGATGCGCCCGGACGGCTTGTGGTCCAGTACGGTGGTCGTCGACGTTTCGCCGTCTCGGAAACAGCGTACCGTGTGTTCCAGTTCATGACCCACCACGTGAGGAGGAACCGGTACTGCCTTGCCGAGTTCCAGCGTTTGGTCGGGCCACGCTGCGAAGATGGCGGTCAGCGCCATGATGAACGTGACGGCGGTGAGTCGAATGTTTTTTTCCAGCGCGATCAGGCCAACGCCGGCGATCAATTGAATCGCTGCGACAGCGATCAGCGCGCCGCGCGTTCCAAGCGCTGGCAACAACACCAATCCAGTCAGCAACGAGCCGAACACCGCCGCGAGTGTGTTGATGAAAAATGCCGCACCGAGTGTGCTGGCCGCGTTGCCTGAGCGCACGATTTGACTGGCAGCCATGGGAAAGGTCATGCCCCATACAGTCGCCGGCAATCCCACCAGCACGACCGAGATTCCGCCGTACATAAACAACCGGTAACTGAAAGAGAGATCGCCGCCTCTCAGGTATTCGATCAGAGCGGGGGTTGTCGTCACGATCGGGCCGAATGCGAGGGCCAGCACGCCTCCGGCGACCAACACCAGCCCGATGGACCTGGAGTCTCCCGGCTTGGAAACGGGGGCGATGGCTGCACCGAGTGCAAGGCCAGCGAGGAAACCTCCAAGGATGATCGTCAGTGCGTAGGCGGTACCCAGGAATCCCTGGAGCAGCATACGCATGAAGAGCACTTCGTAGGCGAGTACTGTGAAACCAGAAACCGCGACGGCGAGAGCAGCCGGCCCGCGTGGCCACGGAAGTTGCTCCCGCTCGAGGGCCGCGGGCCGATCGCGATTGAGCATGGTGATGGCCCAGACGGTGACTTCGAGCCCCGCCGCCACCAGTGCCGATCCGCGCAGACCGAAATGCTCGATCAAAAAGAAACCCGCGAGCAACGCGCCGAGCAGAGCACCGAAGGTATTGCCGGAGTAGATGTAACCCACCACCCGGCGCGTCTTTTCGCCGCGTCCGACCGTGCGGTCGATGTATGCCAGCATTACCGGAAGCGTGGCGCCCATCAAAGTCGTTGGAATCAGCAGCAGCAACATGGACAGCAGAAAAACCATCGCGTAGGGGAGATAGCCGTGCAGCAAACCGAGATGTTCGCTCGCCCATGTGACGGTGACGCCGGTAATGGCGATGCCCAGCTCGAGCCAACCAAACAACCGCAGTGGTCTCTCGACGCGATCGCCGTATCTGCTGAGCAGCGCGGCGCCGATCGCGGTGCCGAGCATGAACGTCGCGAACACGAGGGCCGCCGCGCGACTGGTTGCTCCGACAACCAACGTCATGCGCCGTGCCCACACCAGTTGGTAGATCAGCGCCGCCGCGCCTGTGGCGGTGAGCATCGCTAATAGTGCGTAAAGGCGTAGCCGACCCATCACCGCATCATAGGGTGATGTTGACCAGACACGCTACTCGGCGATCGTTTCTATCTCGAGCCACCCATTGCCCTTCAAGTCGTCCAAGGTCAACACGCCGTCCTCAAAAGACCAGCTTCCTGTCATTTCGAAGAAGTCCACACGGCCGGGCTCGCTTCCCAAGCGATGATTTACCGACACCAACCCACCCGAACGATGCACTGCATCAATCACCTGGGCTGTTACCGCATGCCCAATCCGCTTGCTGTCCGCATCGCTAATGCCTTCGAGTGAAATGCCACTCTCGGTCATCAGACGATCGTAATCTGGTATCTCTGTCGTCTGCGAGAAAATATTGATGTGAGGCCCAAAATACGAGACTTCCAAGCCCTGGAGTTGAACGATCTCCGGGTAAGCTTGAGCGACTTCATCGATCAAGCGCCCGTTCGCCTCAAAGGCACGCGCACCCGCAAGCGATTGTTCGATCCGGAAATCATCGAAGAGCACGCGGGCGTGCTTTCGCCTTCGCGACTCAACGCCAATTGATACCTGCCGCATGCTGTTGTCTTCGCCGCGGTGCTCGGGAAAACCCCGCACAGCGTCTCGCGTCACATTCAGCTCATAGCGGTTCCAGCTATTGGGGATGTAGGCGAGAGGAACGTGGTGGACGATTTGCACAATTCCCCGCGCGTTCTTTCCAGCGGATTCCGAAAAAATTGCCAGCACCAAAGTAATGTCCGAGGCGAGGTTG
It contains:
- a CDS encoding molybdopterin-dependent oxidoreductase; the protein is MSASSETYPSVCPLDCGDTCSLTVEVEDGAISRVRGSSVNPLTAGKICMKVATGFPELVHGKKRLTTPMRRVGAKGSAAFEAISWDEALDSIHDRYSQIISESGAEAIIPLTYGGPMGLICGGSMSKRFFHRLGASLLKSTPLCAGASSEAYESIFGDTPGITYDEMVESKLIVIWGNNITVANLHLTRTLRQARSLGAKLVVIDPKRTRIAEEADLHLALLPGTDVILGYAIAAELERQSALDRDFIAANVKGADAYLARAREFSLSHAAEQCGLAIEELEIFAAFWRDLKPACTIVGVAPERNRNGGGGLRAAYALPVLTGNFGVEGAGVCNVSAYFPVNHDALERPDFAPEGIRELSILSLTDHILDPSFAPPIRSVFIYDHNPVAVHPRQNKMREALSQEDLFVVGCDISMTDSMAYADIILPACTHFEYDDIFISYGHQYLQRAEPVIAPVGDSLPNTEIFRRLAQRFGFDDPAFLQSDHELIDLAIDRTDPRMGGRGGMDIGTDEVINLAVPGTPSVLRGIDPDTPSGKAELYSEELEERLAEGLPSFRPLARTGAFILVSPSSDRRTNSTFGGVTALAKSAEVEMNPADAQSLAFTDGQRVQLFNVQGKVILKLKISKAIRTGTLYVQKGAWLETSETGMTINALVPGHTADLGAGACYNDTQVDIASA
- a CDS encoding fused MFS/spermidine synthase is translated as MLTATGAAALIYQLVWARRMTLVVGATSRAAALVFATFMLGTAIGAALLSRYGDRVERPLRLFGWLELGIAITGVTVTWASEHLGLLHGYLPYAMVFLLSMLLLLIPTTLMGATLPVMLAYIDRTVGRGEKTRRVVGYIYSGNTFGALLGALLAGFFLIEHFGLRGSALVAAGLEVTVWAITMLNRDRPAALEREQLPWPRGPAALAVAVSGFTVLAYEVLFMRMLLQGFLGTAYALTIILGGFLAGLALGAAIAPVSKPGDSRSIGLVLVAGGVLALAFGPIVTTTPALIEYLRGGDLSFSYRLFMYGGISVVLVGLPATVWGMTFPMAASQIVRSGNAASTLGAAFFINTLAAVFGSLLTGLVLLPALGTRGALIAVAAIQLIAGVGLIALEKNIRLTAVTFIMALTAIFAAWPDQTLELGKAVPVPPHVVGHELEHTVRCFRDGETSTTTVLDHKPSGRISLILDGFGTAATGSGTDYMPMMGHLPLLAHPEPRNALVICFGTGATVRAVASWQIDYRAVEINEDVIACSEHFTPENLAVVAHVTIADGRAFLQRTEERFDVITLEPMPPYFAGAVNLYSAEYYQLAKRRMSVDGVVAQWLPLHLVTSEDARQIMATIQSVFPYTYLFIMPGDGTGIALGSGVPIDLRAMASRSATAPAAFQELDVSPKSLRSAIVLGPAGVRRYTAGAPLITDDRPRLEYSGVDHVLGHFKSGLALQRHNLQQIRERSRKNNQHLQIRQ